From one Lycorma delicatula isolate Av1 chromosome 2, ASM4794821v1, whole genome shotgun sequence genomic stretch:
- the ox gene encoding ubiquinol-cytochrome C reductase complex subunit oxen encodes MSALNNIYNIIFRRSSTYALTIIGASFFFERAFDVGTEHLFEQINKGKMWKHIKHNYTEK; translated from the coding sequence ATGTCTGCGctgaacaatatttataatataatatttagaagATCGTCGACTTATGCTCTTACAATAATTGGAGCTTCATTTTTCTTCGAAAGGGCTTTTGATGTTGGTACGGAACACCTCTTTGAAcagataaataaaggaaaaatgtggaaacatatcaaacacaattatacagaaaaataa